Genomic DNA from Nitratidesulfovibrio vulgaris str. Hildenborough:
GGACTCCATACCCAGATTCAGGGCCACCTGCATCGCCTTCATGGCATCGTCACGGCAATCGGGGTACCCGGAGAAATCCGTCTCGCACACACCAAGGACAAGATGCCTGATGCCCTGCCTGTAGGCACATGCTGCCGCAGCCGTCAGGAACATGAGGTTGCGCCCCGGCACGAATGTGGAGGGCAGCCCGTTGCGACCCATCTCGATGGCCACGTCATGCGTCAGTGCCGTCTCGCCCAGTTCGCGGAAGAGCCCCATCTCGACGACGGTGTCCGTGCCGAGATGCGCTTTCCATCCGGGGCGGACGTCGCCGATGGCGGCAAGAACGTCCTGCCTGCACTGCATCTCCACATCATGCCGTTGCCCATAATGAAAGCCGATGGTGGCCACGGTGCGGAAACGGTTGAGGGCCCAGCCGAGACACGTCGTGGAATCCTGCCCACCGGAAAAGATGACAAGGGCATTGCCGTCGCAAGAAGGCATCTTGGTTCTCCAGTATCGATGAATTGTATGTATGATGTTACGCCGGTGGAAGATGCGGGCCATACGGTGGAAGCACAGACCTGACAAACGGACCGGAGTCGCTTTCCGCCTTCCGCTGCCCTACGAGGCATGACAATGTCACCGGACGCACGTTTCGCATCTGGCTATACCGCCATGAAGGACTTGTAAAGCCACACATGCCGATGTGATACTCTTGTACCGACGCAACGCGAACTCACTCCAAATGCCTGTCGTTCTTGCATTGTCAAACAAAACGACCTATGCAATGACTCACGTTTGAGGCCCCATGACGCACCAAGGCGCAACGGGTGCCACGGTCAGGCGCAGACATGCCACTTCGACCACGGGAGAAGGCGATGCCCCCTCGCATACTTCACCGCCGCGACATCCTGCGTTACGGGCTTGCCGGACTCCTTTCTCTCGCAACGCATCCTCTTGCCTGGGCGGTCGCATCCGAACGCCTCCCCGTCACCGGATTCGGGGCACGCACCTTCGACACCCCTGTCCCCTTGCACGGTACACCCGACGGGCCTGCCATGCTCGAAGCCTGCCAGCCGCTTGCCGTCTCCATCGGCCCCGGGGCCCCGGGCGGCAACGCAGCGCCCTTCGCCTTCACGATGGCCCGCAACACTGCCGCGGCCCTTGAAGAGAGCAGTCATCCGGGCTCTCCGCTTCTGCGTCTCCAGTCCGGCTGCACATTCCGCGCCCGTGTCAGCAACAAACTCACCACACCCTGCACCCCCTTCTGGCGGGGCCTGTTGGCAGACTGGCAGACGCCCCTGCCCGCCAGCCCTCTCGAATCCGGCGCAGAGCATACCTATGCCGCCACCGTGCGAAACAGGGCGGGTACGCTTCTCTATCAGGCACTGACCCCCGGCATGGCCGCCCCGCAAGTACAACTGGGGCTGTGCGGCCTGATGCTCGTCGAAGACGCCACCGAACGCCTTTTCGCCCGCCAGTACGACCTGCACCTCGGCACTACCG
This window encodes:
- the queC gene encoding 7-cyano-7-deazaguanine synthase QueC, coding for MPSCDGNALVIFSGGQDSTTCLGWALNRFRTVATIGFHYGQRHDVEMQCRQDVLAAIGDVRPGWKAHLGTDTVVEMGLFRELGETALTHDVAIEMGRNGLPSTFVPGRNLMFLTAAAACAYRQGIRHLVLGVCETDFSGYPDCRDDAMKAMQVALNLGMESRFVVHTPLMWLTKAQTWDMARDEGGQDFVELVLERSHTCYKGVRDVRHPWGYGCGTCPACELRRAGWDAYVAGHAVHGEGR